A stretch of Candidatus Latescibacterota bacterium DNA encodes these proteins:
- a CDS encoding DUF2723 domain-containing protein: protein MTDRSVNRITASAIFLISLIVYLMTMAVTVSFWDAGEFIAASYSLGIPHSPGTPLYVLVGRVFCLLPLAMSAAQKVNLLSTVSAALGVLMAYLIMANVVRMMFGAGKTMAGRFIRLAGPVIGSFYLMFSSTYWTNASESEVYALSTFLMGFCCVLALRWLKNPAGTVDDETKKSITASATPPEVKEILGREEERRKRHSTSLIF from the coding sequence ATGACTGACAGGTCTGTAAACCGGATTACCGCATCGGCGATATTCCTGATAAGTCTGATCGTCTATCTGATGACGATGGCTGTAACAGTGTCCTTCTGGGACGCGGGAGAGTTCATAGCGGCGTCGTATTCTCTGGGAATCCCACATTCTCCGGGCACTCCGCTTTATGTGCTTGTCGGTCGGGTATTCTGCCTGCTGCCGTTAGCTATGTCAGCAGCACAGAAGGTCAATCTCCTTTCGACCGTATCAGCCGCTCTCGGAGTACTGATGGCCTACCTCATTATGGCGAATGTGGTCAGGATGATGTTCGGAGCCGGAAAAACGATGGCCGGCAGGTTTATCAGGCTGGCGGGACCGGTGATCGGTTCTTTTTATCTCATGTTCAGCAGCACTTACTGGACGAACGCGTCCGAATCGGAAGTCTACGCGCTCAGTACGTTTCTCATGGGTTTCTGCTGTGTCCTTGCTTTAAGATGGCTCAAGAATCCAGCGGGTACAGTAGACGATGAGACGAAGAAGAGTATTACAGCGTCCGCGACACCACCGGAAGTCAAGGAGATCCTTGGCAGGGAAGAGGAGAGAAGGAAAAGACATTCGACCAGTCTTATCTTC
- a CDS encoding flippase-like domain-containing protein: protein MRLKNAALQTVKIVVSLGLIIFLLKRKSPGELAVYLKNIDLLLLTSAVAVFFLSSLLGAFQWHLLLGAGGVDLRFSATFTYYFVGLFFNNFLPANVGGDAIKIYDVVKEGSDPHRVFALTLLDRVFGITGLCFLAAVASIIVFPGGTIENTGLYLGIFGGLIIAVLAVAFNRKLSGSIRRLSGKIGIWGLGEKIVLVLGHMGSLRDRKPLFAGVVLLSLVIQTLRIMTHVLVGLALGITLGRIDLVHFFVFVPLLGLIMILPISINGLGVRESAGMVLFTQVGIQEELAVLMEFVTYAVQVAVSLIGAVFFFIRKRSGKD from the coding sequence TTGCGGCTGAAGAACGCGGCTCTGCAAACGGTGAAAATAGTCGTTAGTCTGGGGCTGATTATATTCCTGCTTAAAAGGAAGTCACCAGGTGAATTGGCTGTCTATCTGAAAAATATCGATCTGCTACTCCTCACTTCCGCTGTAGCTGTCTTTTTTCTCAGCAGTCTTCTCGGAGCCTTTCAGTGGCACCTGCTTCTCGGAGCGGGTGGAGTGGATCTGAGATTTTCAGCGACATTTACATATTATTTCGTGGGCCTGTTTTTTAATAATTTTCTTCCCGCCAATGTGGGGGGGGATGCAATAAAGATATACGATGTGGTCAAGGAGGGCAGCGATCCCCACCGGGTTTTTGCTTTGACTCTTCTCGACAGGGTCTTTGGAATAACAGGATTGTGTTTTCTGGCTGCCGTGGCATCGATAATCGTTTTCCCGGGAGGAACCATAGAAAACACGGGGCTGTACCTTGGTATTTTCGGGGGATTGATAATCGCTGTGCTGGCTGTCGCGTTCAACAGGAAGTTATCCGGAAGCATCAGGCGGCTTTCAGGAAAGATAGGGATCTGGGGATTGGGTGAGAAGATCGTGCTGGTACTTGGACACATGGGAAGCCTCAGGGACAGGAAGCCTCTTTTTGCGGGTGTAGTGCTTCTTTCTCTCGTGATCCAGACGCTGCGCATAATGACCCATGTCCTGGTCGGGCTCGCTTTGGGGATAACTCTTGGCAGGATCGATCTGGTTCATTTCTTTGTCTTTGTTCCGCTTCTGGGGTTGATCATGATCCTTCCGATATCGATCAACGGGCTTGGTGTCAGGGAGAGCGCTGGAATGGTGCTGTTTACACAGGTCGGGATCCAGGAGGAACTCGCTGTATTGATGGAATTTGTTACTTACGCAGTTCAGGTCGCGGTCAGTCTGATCGGGGCTGTGTTCTTTTTTATAAGAAAACGCTCTGGAAAAGACTAG
- a CDS encoding glycosyltransferase family 4 protein has product MRHPEAGGAEVHIHEILSHMARWGHEVTEITSGFPGCSGQDEIDGVRILRAGHWYDANFVLPMFARKHMKNNRYDVVLEDINKLPFFMPLFTDTPVVGVIPHLFGTTVFREANWLIGTYVLLMERFIPAVFRKNRFMVISPSTADDLASRGIDRDRIDVVLCGLDHGTWKHLDIERFARPTIVHLGRLRKYKSVEIAMRAMKIVTDKVPGARLSIIGDGPYRPQLEKEAAQLGLGDSIEFLGYMGSTEIVEYINRSHLLFNPSPKEGWGLTVVEANACGVPVVASDRPGLRDSVLDGKTGFLVPYGDVVAFGEKAVKLLGDTDLWNTMSMNAIERVGSLTWERCARETEQLLLELTGVAEITGDLDCG; this is encoded by the coding sequence ATGAGACATCCGGAAGCGGGAGGCGCCGAGGTCCATATTCATGAGATCCTTTCGCATATGGCTCGATGGGGGCATGAAGTGACGGAGATCACATCAGGATTCCCCGGTTGTTCGGGGCAGGACGAAATCGACGGGGTCCGGATCCTGAGGGCCGGGCACTGGTACGATGCGAATTTCGTTCTTCCCATGTTTGCCAGAAAGCATATGAAGAATAACAGATATGATGTCGTTCTTGAGGATATTAACAAGCTACCGTTCTTTATGCCTCTCTTTACCGATACTCCTGTCGTCGGTGTGATCCCGCATCTTTTCGGTACGACAGTGTTCAGGGAAGCGAACTGGCTGATAGGGACATACGTACTGTTGATGGAAAGATTTATTCCGGCCGTATTCAGGAAAAACCGTTTCATGGTGATAAGTCCGAGTACAGCGGACGATCTTGCGTCGAGAGGGATCGACAGGGACCGGATAGATGTCGTCCTCTGCGGGCTTGATCATGGTACCTGGAAGCATCTCGACATCGAGAGATTTGCGAGGCCGACGATAGTCCATCTGGGCAGGCTCAGGAAATACAAGAGTGTCGAAATAGCAATGAGGGCGATGAAGATTGTGACTGATAAAGTGCCCGGTGCCAGGCTTTCGATCATAGGAGACGGGCCGTATCGGCCGCAGCTTGAGAAGGAGGCTGCACAGCTTGGACTGGGAGACTCGATCGAGTTTCTCGGATATATGGGTTCTACGGAGATCGTGGAATATATCAACCGGTCTCATCTGCTCTTCAATCCCAGTCCCAAAGAGGGGTGGGGGCTTACTGTGGTGGAGGCAAACGCCTGTGGAGTGCCCGTAGTGGCAAGTGACAGGCCGGGGTTGAGGGATTCGGTCCTCGATGGAAAGACTGGATTCCTTGTGCCGTACGGTGACGTTGTAGCTTTCGGTGAGAAGGCTGTAAAGTTGCTTGGCGACACTGATCTCTGGAACACGATGAGCATGAACGCGATCGAGAGAGTCGGAAGTCTGACCTGGGAGAGGTGTGCCAGGGAGACCGAACAGCTGTTGCTCGAATTGACCGGCGTGGCAGAAATAACGGGGGATTTAGATTGCGGCTGA